In Cyclobacteriaceae bacterium, the DNA window GATCATTCAACGTGAGAACAGACATTCACTGGAGCGTAATCTTCCTGAAATTGGAAAGACACGCAAAGTTCTGATTGAAGGTTTCTCAAAACGTTCTGATGACTTCTTATTGGGAAGGAC includes these proteins:
- a CDS encoding TRAM domain-containing protein, yielding IIQRENRHSLERNLPEIGKTRKVLIEGFSKRSDDFLLGRTSNNKVVLFPKENKMKGQYVNVLIERCTKGTLFGKLV